The genomic DNA GAACAATAAGTATAGATTTTGCATATGCTTTTGAGTTGATGTGTTTTTCCTTTAACTCTATTATTTTGTCAAATAACATCAAGTGAATTATTATACCATTATTGGGAGACATCAGATCAAAGCTTTAGCCCATGTTCACATACTGTAGACACATAAATCTACACCTACAAACTCCCTTCATGACCCATTATAAACCTACTCCTTTTTCTTTCTGAAAGACACTTTGTCTTTAGTTTCTTGAAGTTTTTCACTGAATTTGTCTTTCGTTTCCTCCATTCTCCCGGATAAACGATCCTTGGTCTCTTCCATTTTTCCAGAGATTCTCCCTTTGGTCTCCTCCATTTTTTCCTGTAGATATTCCTTTACAGGTGGAGGAGTGGACATGTAGCCGTGCCTCCTCAGGTACTTCACAGACAGTGATGTTCCTCCTAAAGTGACCGTGTACCTTGCAGGTGTGGCGATCTTCAGAAAATTGGGagaaaattatgtaaaataagTTTGCTTACATAGTGCACAACACTCGCAAGGTATTATAAGTATATACCGTGCtactaattattattatttaaattaatgaaACACATTAGTGGGTACATGAAGTCATACCTTGTACATGGCATATGCTGTTAGTGCATAGCCACTCTGAGAGTTCTCCAAGAGTTTAACAACCTTATCAGGAAATCCAACATATTCAAGAAATGGCACAAGATTCACTCCTCTATGAGAAAGAATGAAGAATTTCAGTGTGTTTGTCAATATTTTCATATCGACTTATTAAATTATTCAATGCAAGACATTTTAGGACTCGCAGACAGTGTAAAGAAGAATGCAATGGAAGCGAAATGACTGGAACAAATTCCATGTTAAATTTTAGCTATAAACTGTAGCTGTGGGCATCTGGTGAGGCAAATAATCTGATAACTCAGACATTTGGGACAAGTGAGGTCATGGCGAATGAAACAGCCCATTTTTGAGCATCCATTACCACTTCCCACATTTCTGAAACGTCTAGACAGTGGTGACCCACATTCAGCCAGATATATTGCAGAGTAAACATTCCAGCGTGCCATTTACCTCGATTCACCACCAGCCATAAATAGACTTTTTGCTTGGTCATTGTAACGCACCTACCAATATACAAGCACTTTGTTAACAGATTACCACCTGAGCACCTGACTCTTGTAATGCATGTGCACTTCAACTACAACattccttttttatttggttaaaTCTACAATAGTAATGGTAATAAATGACGCCTCTatgactgaaataaaccagTAGGAAATATGACTTGACTACAAGGCTAATCTAggtacagtgaggaaaatacgtgtttgaacaccctgctattttgcgggttctcccacttagaaatcatggatggacctgaaattgtcatcgtaggtgcatgtccactgtgagagacaaaatctaaaaaaaatccagaaatcacaatgtatgatttttttactatttatttgtatgatacagctgcaaataagtatttgaacacctgtcttatcagctagaattctgactctcaaagacctgttagtctgcctttaaaatgtccacctccactccatttattatcctaaattagatgcacctgtttgaggtcgtttagctgcataaagacacctgtccaccccatacaatcagtatgaatccaactactaacatggccaagaccaaagagttGTCCAAatacactagagacaaaattgcaCACCTCCACAAgtctggaaagggctacggggaaattgccaagcagcttggtgaaaaaaggtccactgtttgagcaatcattagaaaatgaaagtagctaaacatgactgtcagtCTTCCTCAGACTGGTGCtccaagatctcacctcgtggggtctcaatgatcctaagaaaggtgagaaatcagctcagaactacacgggaggagctggtcaatgacctgaaaagagctgggacccccgtttccaaggttactgctggtaatacactaagacgtcatggtttgaaatcatgcatgggacggaaggttcccctgcttaaaccagcacatttccaggcccgtcttaagtttgccaatgaccatttggatgatccagaggagtcatgggagaaagtcatgtggtcagatgagaccaaaatataacttttttattacGTCAGtgaaaaggtgtgctttcgacGCTGcacgcataggattgtgggtgatttgaaagtgcgaaggatacacatatgcatcctttcctgtatatgggtatttttcgaatgaaggactcagtccttggttgcAAGGTTGTTTGCTTGGTTTTAGATtaataaggacttactgatcaaatgctgtagtacatgaaatagctgtgataATAATATCGactgtccgattcagaatagttatcttCCAGTTAATATTAGTGTAACTTATATCGGCATTTACCGTCGCATccctaataattataataatcaCTTACGTACTACTTACTTCATTGCAGCATAATAAAAGGTGCCGAACCACACCGTGGACGTCACCAAGTGCACAGGGATCATGACTTTCCCATACTGTTTAAAGGTCCTTTTGAATCTCTGCATGAGGCCCATCGATTGGTCCTGCAGCGGGTCGGACTCATCATGTCCTGGTACTGCACTGACTGGACGATCTCTGGTGGAGTTACTCTGAGGAGACGGAGAGAAAGACACAGTAGATGTGCTGAGCCATCGTGGCCTGGAGCTCAGGTGTTTCCACCATCTGTGGTCTGTGGGTACCGGTGTCTGTGTAGTGCAATTTAAAGAAGATGGAGGTCTGATCTGCAGCAGAGCATCAGTCTGCCTGAAGACTCGAATGCAAAGAAATCTCTGCATCTCACACAAGCTTTGTCTTCCAATCTGTCCACACAAAAACCAGCAGACAGTTAGACTGTGTGTGCATATATTTGCTATTAAAATGGCTCGATGGATGCACTTTTCTTTCCGGTGTTCAAATGTTAAATGCTAACACAAACAGTTCAAAGACTGAACTTTATTCCAAGTTTTCAACATTAATAAGTATAACATAAACATGAAATAACTGTTACATTAAGCATATGCTTACTTGTAAACAGTAAAAGTTTACATCCAttacatgaaaatattttaaaatgtatacatggGGGAGTGCACTCATTTAAGTGTCAACAAAAACCAGAATAATAAGGACGGGAAAAAAAGGCATTTTATATAAGAAAATGTCCCTACCTTTATCCTTTTAATAGTGATTGTGGTTACACGGCTGAAAGCatacaaaaaacaacattataacATCACACTCACatcaacatgaaataaaaacaaatcttgTTATGATAATAAACTTATTTCAACAAACATGAGTATTTTATTACAGTTATCAAACGTGCAAGTTCGCTAGCATAATGTTAGCAAATATCTAATATTTGACCTGTTAAACTAAACCAAATTTCCCTCATACTGTTGTAAAACGATTATCGGGCTACATACATAGATGGCTATAACGGGGATGATGCCATTTTTCCACGGAaaccacattttatttatttcacgtCTCTTCTGTCATTTAGCGTGAGACAGCACCGACATTGCACATGATGAACACAGCCGCAATGGACGATGGGAATTGTAGTGAAGTCCGGACCCAGAGGCGGAGAGGCGCGGAGCAGAGACGCTTTTAAACTACATTTCCCACAATGCATCGCAAGGACTTCGGCACTCTATTGCTTGATTTTATGTACATTTATGTACAGCATTTTGTTAAGATTTATTTACAATACAGCTCCGAAAAGCTCCTAAAAGTGTTAAAATATGAAActgattaaataaaataaaaatacagtgaatACGTTGATTAACATAAACTACATTTCGTTTCAAGTCAGCTTTATTGAAGTATAAATATCTCAATGTTTCAATGTCTTTCAAAAGGAgaaaattaatgttatttaatattatataggatgtattattaaaaagtatttattCAGGAAATGTATACAGGAAGTCAAAGAGTGTGTAATAATCGTATATTTTAGCAAACATTACATGAGCCTTTTAGAATATtccttaaataaataatacaaaaaacaaacaaacaaacaaacaaattaacTTTGGATAATAATTTTCGTCGTGGCGTACAAAAGTTTTGTGCACGCCAGTCCTGTAGGTGGCGCTAAGCTTCTGCTCTGCACACAATATTACTCCAGTGAACGATCGTGAACACTGTTGGTGCTGGATACATGATGGCGCAAAACTCAAGTGAGTATATAGCAACATTCATTCAGTCCTCAGCAGTCAACTTTAATGCCGCTGTTCACTATTAGAATCTAAATATGTTTTGTAAGGTTTCATTACTGCAAAAGCATCGATCTGTTTCTGTACGTTACACACGAAACACGTGCTTGACATGGAAGTTGCGTTCatcttttaatatttaaaacaacacagtgCATTACGAATGAATATACAATGTTACTGTCAGTATAAACCTGTTAGCATTTCGGATGTTTGTATAATATGCATCTGATCTCCCTAAAACATATATACACTAATACACTGTTTGTTGACAGGAATGTTAGAGACAGACAGTAAATACACCGATCCAGAGGTCGAGTGTAGGATAGATACTGCACAGACTTCATCTTCATTTCTGAAGAGACCAAGAGATGCGGATAAGGATGATGAAGATGAATCTCCCAAAAAGAAGCTGGTGAGAAATTCTCATACTCAATGATTAACTTATGTCAGTTACATATTTTCTGAGTATTTCTTAACATGTCTTTAGGCACATACCTTAGCTttagatttatgcatttggcagatgcttttatacaGTTCAGTCAGggaagacattttttttaaaatgtgtgtcCCCTGGGAATTGAACCTTCACAACCTCTGCATTGCAAACACAATGCTCTGCCAGTGGAGCTACAGGAATTAATATCTGCTTGTCTTGTAGGACAGGGGTTCCCAAAGTGGGGTCCTAGAACCCTTGGTAGACCTCAATGCTCAGCCAGGGTTATTAAGAAGGTGTTATATACATCTAATAACCATGTCTGTCTTGCTACTGTGGATTTTATGATAGCTTTTAACTATTCAAGCTCTGCagtataatttcattttttgcaGAATTATGCATGCCTTAATTTAAAAGATGTATAGTGTATGTAAAAGAATTTTAGTTGGTTGTGATGTGTGTGGCATAACTCAACTTTTGTGTGCTTTTCAGGTCACGGAGGAATCACTTCACAGTCAAAAAGTGGCCACACATTATAACAAACTTCAGGAGTGTGGACTGGCAGAGCGCAATAAAAGCAGGATTGTCCACTTGCGCAACTTCAACAACTGGTTGAAGAGTGTGCTCATTGGTAAGAAACATTGCACCTCTTAGTCTTCTCCCTCAAACAAGCTGGTTTTATGTGGTTGTGTTGTTGCATTCAAACTTTAGATCCCTTTAGTAGTAGTTTGCACTTGTGTTCTTTTTAAATCTCATTTGATCTTGTCGATGTTAGTGGCTTTTTAATCTCAGTGATTTAAATATCATTACTCTAATTTATTGGCTAAGTAATTAGAAACTGTTTTGAGGTCAGTATGTTGCTCTTCTTAGCTGAGATCTTGGATAACGTGAGGAAGAGGAAGAGAGATGTTGCCGTGTTAGATCTGGGCTGTGGGAAAGGAGGAGATCTTCTCAAATGGAAAAAAGGACGGATTGACAAACTGGTCTGTGCAGGTAACCACCACACAATTTTCTTTCATGTTTGTCCAGAGTCGTATAATTAAGAATTTTATGTGACAAATACATAGATATGCATAAACAATCTATAGTTAAATGTAAATCTGGTATACTCTTGTcgtggaaaaataatactaatacATAGGATCTGTCCGTCAGAGATGATTTATTTACTTGTACAAGGACTCAACACATAACGACAGTGAAACGATATGTGAAGAAGTGAAGAATCTCAAATCCTTCCTTCATTATATACTGACATTGAGTTTGTACCACCCCCCCACATGCTATTCGATCAAAACAACTCCTTATTAGGTGTAGTTTAGACACTTCTGGGTGGTTATATTTACTCTACTTGTATCCAGGCAGACGATACATATGTTTTTTAAGCACAtcatcacacaaacaaaaaccACACTTGcaccttgccatacttcctatCCCGAGCTCTATCGAGCTAGACTTCCTGTCCTAGACTTCACCCCACGCAGATTAAAATGTCATGACTGACATAAATCATACAATGAAGAatacaaaaataatataaatgcatAAAGAATAAATTTCCATTACAATTCCACCCCAATGTCCAAATGACATTTTTATCCAGACTTCCCTGCAGGCTTTTACGCTGCTCTCAGAAGCCCTTCGTTTAAACATTGATTGTAATACTTTAAGGAACTCAACCAGTTCAAAATTATCCTTCCCCATTTGATCCTCTTCCTctaatttatagtcataattaCCATGAAAAGCGATCACCTTGGTTGTTATTAGATTGTTAATGCACTTTAAAACATCATTTTTAATGTAGCAATTTACTCATCCCTTGTAAGCTTGCCTTAGGTTTTCAACACATTATTAATGCAATAATACAAGTGACAAACCTCCCATCCAAAAACACAGATTTCCTAAAGAACATCCTTAAAGATAAAATGAAACCTCGAAACACCAAAGCTTACCGGCTGACCAGTATAAACATTTCTGTATCATGAATCAGCATTTGTGAAATCTCACTGTGACGAGGTTATGCAACTCACTAGTAAGCTAAACATAGTTACTTACATTCCTACaggtatatgtgtatgtgtaaaaTTGTGTAGGTATGCAGATCCTCTTCAGCCCAGGCTGCCCGCTTTAGCCGTAGAGGGTCGTGTGAGGGGCGAGGTTCCACTAGCACCTCCTCATTTGCAGAGCCCTCCCACAACTATCATCCTCATTTTGCTCCTCAATTTTATTCTCAATTTCCTCCTGTTCGACCCGTTGGTACATCATTTTAGTCATACCTTTATCAATTGTTTTCTCGATGAGACCTCTTAATAAATGG from Misgurnus anguillicaudatus chromosome 20, ASM2758022v2, whole genome shotgun sequence includes the following:
- the fam210aa gene encoding uncharacterized protein C18orf19 homolog A, which produces MQRFLCIRVFRQTDALLQIRPPSSLNCTTQTPVPTDHRWWKHLSSRPRWLSTSTVSFSPSPQSNSTRDRPVSAVPGHDESDPLQDQSMGLMQRFKRTFKQYGKVMIPVHLVTSTVWFGTFYYAAMKGVNLVPFLEYVGFPDKVVKLLENSQSGYALTAYAMYKIATPARYTVTLGGTSLSVKYLRRHGYMSTPPPVKEYLQEKMEETKGRISGKMEETKDRLSGRMEETKDKFSEKLQETKDKVSFRKKKE